The following proteins are encoded in a genomic region of Zea mays cultivar B73 chromosome 9, Zm-B73-REFERENCE-NAM-5.0, whole genome shotgun sequence:
- the LOC103637855 gene encoding type I inositol polyphosphate 5-phosphatase 10 → MSNVFDMKGRDMNGADAQSCNAARARLKSASLHHVDLPSNRQKDDTRQYQMFVATWNVGGKTPSNRLNLQDFLQVEESPDIYVLGFQEIVPLTAGNVLVVEDNEPASRWLGLIHQALNETQEQPDDDDDPPPPEPPADSRRHHRRRDSSLFFQTPSLKVLSNSYRVDSALVKTCNCSTEPSSMRRRAAEIRASVYRADAEAEAAAGDGETSTSGCNNDTEAASHGGGAGTPTAQCEPGCGGGGSISYCLIGSKQMVGLFLSVWVKRELVEHVGHLRVDCVGRGIMGWLGNKGCIAISMTLHRTSLCFVCSHLASGEKEGDELRRNADVAEILRSAHFPRACKLPASHRVPEKILEHDRMIWLGDLNYRVSLSYEETRTLLEENDWDELLKKDQLIIEREAGRVFSGWNEGKICFAPTYKYTHNSDAYAGETAKSKKKRRTPAWCDRILWRGDGIEQLQYLRGESRFSDHRPVCGVFAVELDADDGSKIRRAYYSVNARIGYDKTAA, encoded by the exons ATGTCCAACGTCTTCGACATGAAAGGGAGGGACATGAATGGTGCAG ATGCGCAGAGCTGCAATGCAGCACGGGCGCGGTTGAAGAGCGCGAGCCTGCACCATGTGGATTTGCCCAGCAACAGGCAAAAGGATGACACACGCCAGTACCA GATGTTTGTTGCCACATGGAATGTTGGAGGAAAGACTCCGAGCAACAGGCTCAACTTGCAAGATTTTCTCCAGGTTGAAGAATCGCCTGACATTTACGTCTTGGG GTTTCAGGAGATAGTTCCCCTGACCGCCGGAAACGTGCTGGTCGTGGAGGACAACGAGCCGGCGTCCAGGTGGCTGGGGCTCATCCACCAGGCGCTGAACGAGACCCAGGAgcagcccgacgacgacgacgacccgCCGCCGCCGGAGCCGCCCGCAGACTCCCGgcgccaccaccgccgccgcgACTCCTCGCTCTTCTTCCAGACGCCGTCGCTCAAGGTGCTCAGCAACAGCTACCGCGTCGACAGCGCGCTCGTCAAGACCTGCAACTGCTCCACCGAGCCGTCGTCCATGCGCCGCCGGGCAGCGGAGATACGCGCGTCCGTGTACCGCGCCGATGCAGAGGCCGAAGCGGCCGCCGGCGACGGCGAGACATCCACCAGCGGGTGCAACAACGACACGGAAGCAGCAAGCCACGGCGGTGGCGCTGGCACGCCGACGGCGCAGTGCGAGCctggctgcggcggcggcggcagcataaGCTACTGCCTGATCGGGAGCAAGCAGATGGTGGGGCTGTTCCTGTCGGTGTGGGTGAAGAGGGAGCTGGTGGAGCACGTCGGCCACCTCCGCGTCGACTGCGTCGGCAGGGGCATCATGGGCTGGCTCGGCAACAAGGGCTGCATTGCCATCAGCATGACGCTGCACCGCACCAGCCTCTGCTTCGTCTGCAGCCACCTGGCCTCCGGCGAGAAGGAGGGCGACGAGCTGCGCCGCAACGCCGACGTCGCCGAGATCCTCCGGAGCGCGCACTTCCCCCGCGCCTGCAAGCTGCCGGCCAGCCATAGAGTCCCCGAAAAGATTCTTGAGCACGA CCGGATGATATGGCTTGGGGACCTGAACTACCGAGTGTCGCTAAGCTACGAAGAGACGAGAACGTTGCTCGAGGAGAATGACTGGGACGAGCTTCTGAAGAAAGATCAG CTGATAATCGAGAGAGAAGCAGGAAGGGTGTTCAGTGGCTGGAACGAGGGCAAGATCTGCTTCGCGCCCACGTACAAGTACACGCACAACTCCGACGCGTACGCCGGCGAGACGGCCAAGTCCAAGAAGAAGCGGAGGACGCCGGCATG GTGCGACCGGATACTGTGGCGCGGCGACGGCATCGAGCAGCTGCAGTACCTGCGCGGCGAGTCCAGGTTCTCCGACCACCGGCCGGTCTGTGGCGTGTTCGCCGTCGAGCTGGACGCCGACGATGGCAGCAAGATCAGGAGAGCGTACTACTCCGTGAACGCGCGGATCGGCTATGACAAGACGGCGGCGTAG